A region of Beijerinckia sp. 28-YEA-48 DNA encodes the following proteins:
- a CDS encoding glutathione S-transferase family protein, whose protein sequence is MLELYHDWRSFCSIKVRLCLAEKGLLWESRFVDLMKLEHTTPAYLQLNPNGVVPTLVHDGVPIHESTLINEYLNEVFPTPALMPDNPVDRARARFWVKFEDDVLHPAIRPATFAVMMSPELAGRSDEELEALVASHPNKARAEEYRRAARQPIDQAKVDTARQAIISALGRMERRLSDVPWLGGQAYSLADIAAAPFIDRLEELNFSDLWGSHGAIRDWVARTKARPAYKIAVPDSDQRFAAAARPNVA, encoded by the coding sequence ATGTTGGAGCTCTATCACGATTGGCGGTCCTTCTGTTCGATCAAGGTTCGCCTGTGCCTGGCCGAGAAGGGCTTGCTTTGGGAAAGCCGCTTCGTCGATCTGATGAAACTTGAACACACGACCCCGGCCTATCTGCAGCTCAATCCGAACGGGGTGGTGCCGACGCTCGTCCATGATGGGGTGCCGATCCATGAAAGCACGCTCATCAACGAATATCTGAACGAGGTTTTTCCAACGCCGGCCTTGATGCCCGATAACCCCGTCGATCGCGCCCGCGCCCGTTTCTGGGTCAAGTTCGAAGACGACGTGTTGCATCCGGCCATCCGGCCGGCGACCTTTGCCGTGATGATGAGCCCGGAACTCGCGGGGAGGTCGGATGAGGAGCTTGAGGCGCTGGTGGCGTCGCATCCCAATAAGGCGCGGGCCGAGGAATATCGCCGGGCGGCGCGTCAACCGATCGACCAGGCGAAGGTCGATACAGCGCGACAGGCGATCATCTCGGCGCTTGGTCGCATGGAGCGACGGTTGTCCGACGTGCCGTGGCTGGGCGGGCAGGCCTATTCGCTCGCCGATATCGCGGCCGCCCCATTCATCGATCGATTGGAGGAGCTGAATTTTTCGGATCTCTGGGGGAGCCATGGTGCGATCCGCGATTGGGTCGCGCGTACCAAGGCTCGCCCCGCATATAAGATTGCTGTCCCCGACAGCGATCAGCGCTTTGCAGCTGCCGCACGACCCAACGTCGCCTAG
- a CDS encoding MBL fold metallo-hydrolase: MYSRRDAMKTTFAVGAAAMFAPAGLSHAAGSKLSWKHFPAGPNGFFRAPVLLSGPSEALLIDGGFTYPDGKALAEAIKATGKKLTAIYISQSDPDYYFSLKPVHAAFPDAKVIAASETVAAIKASIEKKLAAWGPQLKENGPQTLADIVVPEVFDGKSLTVDGETVDIVAAEGLANRRTLWVPSLNAVFGGVLIFSGVHVWTADTPTKQERAAWIANLDKIAARKPAVVVPGHMAPDAATDLSAVTFTKTYLLAFEDELAKAKDGAALKAAMEARFPNLGMGVALDIGSKVAKGEMKWG, from the coding sequence ATGTATTCGAGGAGAGATGCGATGAAGACGACTTTTGCTGTTGGCGCGGCTGCAATGTTCGCGCCTGCCGGTCTGAGCCATGCCGCCGGTTCCAAACTGAGCTGGAAGCATTTTCCGGCGGGGCCAAACGGCTTTTTCCGCGCGCCCGTTCTGCTTTCGGGGCCGAGCGAAGCGCTGTTGATCGATGGCGGGTTCACCTATCCCGATGGCAAGGCGCTGGCTGAAGCCATCAAGGCGACCGGCAAGAAACTGACGGCGATTTATATCAGCCAGTCGGACCCTGACTATTACTTCAGCCTGAAGCCGGTGCATGCGGCTTTTCCGGATGCGAAGGTCATTGCCGCGTCGGAAACCGTCGCCGCGATCAAGGCCAGCATCGAGAAGAAGCTTGCTGCCTGGGGGCCGCAACTGAAAGAGAACGGCCCGCAGACCTTGGCCGACATCGTTGTGCCGGAAGTGTTTGACGGCAAGTCGCTCACCGTTGACGGCGAAACTGTTGATATCGTCGCGGCGGAAGGTCTGGCGAACCGTCGCACGCTCTGGGTGCCGTCGCTGAACGCGGTGTTCGGTGGCGTCCTCATCTTCTCGGGCGTGCATGTCTGGACGGCCGATACGCCGACCAAGCAGGAGCGTGCCGCTTGGATCGCCAACCTCGACAAGATCGCGGCCCGCAAGCCGGCTGTCGTCGTGCCCGGTCATATGGCGCCGGATGCGGCAACCGATCTTTCGGCTGTAACATTCACGAAGACCTATCTTTTGGCCTTTGAGGACGAACTCGCCAAGGCGAAGGATGGCGCTGCCTTGAAGGCGGCGATGGAAGCGCGCTTCCCGAACCTCGGCATGGGTGTCGCGCTCGACATCGGCTCCAAGGTCGCTAAAGGCGAGATGAAGTGGGGTTGA
- a CDS encoding DsbA family protein gives MQDASLQATYLFDPLCGWCYGASPALERLARLDGVSVALAPTGLFAGEGARPMDAQFAAYAWQNDQRIARLTGQPFTQTYRTGILDRADGLFDSAPATLGIVAVGLSESAREFEALKALQRGRYVEGRDTADLAVVADILEQAGSAAAAARVRQPDEDLLAAYRNRTAAARTKMSRFGVNGVPALIVEGAKGERLLPSQALFGDFDQLAAQVRAA, from the coding sequence ATGCAAGACGCCTCTCTCCAAGCCACCTATCTCTTCGATCCGCTTTGCGGCTGGTGTTATGGCGCGAGCCCGGCGTTGGAGCGCCTGGCGCGATTGGACGGCGTTTCCGTCGCGTTGGCACCGACCGGCTTGTTCGCCGGTGAAGGCGCGCGCCCGATGGATGCGCAATTCGCCGCCTATGCCTGGCAGAACGATCAGCGCATCGCCCGTCTGACCGGCCAGCCGTTCACGCAGACCTATCGCACTGGGATTCTCGATCGGGCCGACGGCCTGTTCGATTCAGCGCCGGCCACTTTGGGCATCGTCGCTGTGGGTTTGAGCGAGAGCGCGCGCGAATTCGAAGCGCTGAAGGCGCTGCAACGGGGCCGCTATGTCGAGGGGCGCGACACCGCCGATCTGGCGGTCGTTGCCGACATTCTCGAGCAAGCCGGATCTGCCGCCGCCGCCGCGCGTGTGCGGCAGCCGGATGAGGACTTGCTCGCCGCTTATCGCAACAGGACTGCGGCCGCCCGCACCAAGATGAGCCGCTTCGGCGTCAACGGCGTTCCCGCCCTGATCGTGGAAGGTGCGAAGGGCGAGCGCCTGCTGCCGAGCCAAGCGCTGTTTGGCGACTTCGATCAATTGGCCGCGCAGGTGCGCGCCGCGTGA